One window from the genome of Gimesia aquarii encodes:
- the holB gene encoding DNA polymerase III subunit delta': MIANQIRGHQLILEMLDRSLSRSRLPHALLFVGDAGIGKKRVAQHLAQCLFCQQTPADQLVCCNVCNSCKQMAAGTHPDLISVECPPDKAVLPLNLIIGKDEQRGREGICYEMSLRPMLGDRRIAIIDDADKMNAESANALLKTLEEPSANYLMILIANELDAILPTIRSRCQSIRFRPLSDEDVAELLIEQQLVDSDDRATQVARLAEGSLNTARQLLDESLEELRVNITRQLIKKPFQPQVFAQSVIQAIDDIGGETATQRKTAKWIIKFCADFYHQAIQYAANYDLSSHSEQIGQFIAGFSDEPEDRVEKIGNLLDRMILTEEQISQNATITLCIESLSEDLRKIQKL, encoded by the coding sequence ATGATAGCCAATCAAATACGTGGTCATCAGCTGATTCTTGAAATGCTAGATCGCAGCTTGTCAAGAAGCCGGCTGCCTCACGCCCTGTTATTTGTGGGAGATGCTGGCATTGGGAAAAAACGAGTGGCTCAACATCTTGCCCAATGTCTTTTTTGCCAACAAACTCCAGCCGATCAATTAGTCTGTTGCAATGTGTGCAATTCATGTAAGCAAATGGCCGCTGGTACTCATCCAGACTTAATCAGTGTCGAATGTCCTCCAGACAAAGCTGTTCTGCCTTTAAACCTGATCATCGGCAAGGATGAACAGCGTGGGCGAGAAGGTATTTGTTATGAAATGTCGTTGCGTCCAATGCTTGGAGATCGAAGAATTGCGATCATCGATGATGCAGATAAAATGAACGCAGAAAGCGCAAACGCCCTGCTCAAGACACTTGAGGAACCCTCTGCAAATTATTTAATGATTTTGATCGCGAACGAATTGGATGCGATATTGCCCACCATTCGTTCTCGCTGTCAATCAATTCGGTTCAGACCTTTGTCGGATGAAGATGTGGCAGAACTATTAATCGAGCAGCAGTTAGTTGATTCCGATGATCGGGCAACCCAAGTGGCACGATTAGCCGAGGGATCTTTGAACACTGCCAGACAATTACTGGATGAAAGCTTAGAGGAACTTCGCGTCAACATCACGCGACAGCTGATCAAAAAACCGTTTCAGCCACAGGTCTTCGCTCAATCCGTGATACAAGCCATTGACGACATCGGAGGTGAAACAGCGACGCAACGGAAAACAGCCAAATGGATCATCAAATTTTGTGCTGATTTTTATCATCAGGCAATCCAGTATGCAGCCAATTACGACTTGAGTTCTCACTCGGAGCAAATTGGACAATTTATCGCTGGTTTTTCAGATGAACCCGAAGACCGGGTCGAAAAAATTGGAAATTTGCTCGACCGTATGATCCTGACGGAAGAACAAATAAGCCAAAATGCAACGATCACTTTGTGTATCGAAAGTTTAAGTGAAGATCTGAGAAAGATTCAGAAACTGTAA
- the rsfS gene encoding ribosome silencing factor, translated as MNTEQSNSIEGASSLERACLCAQTCDGLKGKDIIVLDVYDITPLFDYFIITTAANQRQSHAIAEEVRVLMKRDPSHRRNIEGKDSEWILGDYGDIVLHIFTEEARETYDLERLWADAKKVDWQSFKTDSA; from the coding sequence ATCAATACTGAACAATCTAATTCAATTGAAGGTGCCTCCAGTTTAGAACGCGCCTGTCTCTGTGCTCAAACCTGTGATGGACTCAAAGGGAAAGACATCATCGTACTGGATGTCTACGATATTACTCCTTTGTTTGACTATTTTATTATCACAACGGCTGCCAACCAAAGACAAAGCCATGCGATTGCTGAAGAGGTTCGTGTTCTAATGAAACGCGATCCCTCGCATCGACGCAACATTGAAGGCAAAGATAGTGAGTGGATTCTAGGTGACTATGGAGATATCGTTCTGCATATATTCACTGAAGAAGCACGCGAGACCTACGACCTGGAACGCCTCTGGGCAGATGCCAAAAAAGTGGATTGGCAGTCGTTCAAAACGGATTCAGCTTAA
- the lipA gene encoding lipoyl synthase, with translation MSTLNILSDPEPAPRQRLPKWLKRPLPKPGMSYTSHVIDDLNLVTVCESAKCPNRTECWSHKTATLMILGNVCTRPCGFCSIAKGKTETVQIDEPERVAEAAERLGLKHVVITSVTRDDLPDGGADHFYNCILAVRERTGADIEVLTPDFRGDRKAIHRVIEARPDVFNHNTETVPRLYHRVRRNAVYQRTLDLLIQVKETDPSIATKSGLMLGLGETREEVLEVCADLRAAGCDMITIGQYLQPTPENLPVERFLPPEEFDEVGDQVRAMGFKLVASGPFVRSSYNAGEMAAVLGTDS, from the coding sequence ATGTCCACGCTTAATATATTGTCAGATCCAGAACCTGCCCCAAGACAGCGACTACCCAAATGGCTGAAAAGACCTCTACCCAAACCGGGGATGTCATATACGAGTCATGTGATTGATGATTTAAATCTTGTTACCGTTTGTGAAAGTGCAAAGTGTCCTAATCGAACGGAATGCTGGTCCCACAAAACGGCGACGCTCATGATTCTGGGAAATGTCTGCACGCGGCCGTGTGGATTCTGTTCTATCGCAAAGGGAAAGACAGAAACAGTTCAAATTGATGAGCCTGAACGTGTCGCTGAAGCAGCAGAGCGTTTGGGACTCAAGCATGTTGTGATTACTTCGGTCACTCGCGATGACCTACCCGACGGCGGAGCGGACCATTTCTATAATTGTATCCTGGCTGTCCGCGAACGTACGGGAGCCGACATTGAGGTTTTAACACCGGATTTCCGAGGCGATCGTAAAGCGATCCATCGAGTCATTGAAGCACGCCCAGATGTCTTCAATCATAATACGGAAACTGTACCACGACTCTATCATCGAGTTCGACGGAATGCCGTATACCAGAGAACACTCGATTTATTGATTCAGGTCAAAGAAACAGATCCTTCGATTGCAACAAAAAGTGGTCTGATGTTGGGATTGGGAGAAACCAGGGAAGAAGTCCTGGAAGTCTGTGCTGATCTACGGGCCGCAGGCTGTGATATGATCACCATTGGTCAATATCTGCAACCAACTCCCGAAAATTTACCGGTTGAACGATTTCTCCCACCTGAAGAATTTGATGAGGTAGGAGATCAGGTTCGAGCCATGGGTTTCAAGCTGGTAGCCAGCGGTCCCTTTGTGCGTTCCAGTTACAACGCAGGCGAAATGGCTGCGGTTCTGGGAACTGATTCCTGA
- a CDS encoding lipoyl(octanoyl) transferase LipB, with the protein MKSHPPDCDLLRNQNRAIKIYMLGCVDFDSLLVLQKHALEEMSQQQTDQAVLFVCEHPPIVTVGREGSRNQLTRYYQEFQSGQIDVRWLNRGGGALMHAPGQLAVYPLFPLNQIGMCVHDYQSGVEQAIIDMAAEQRIETETHPESTGIFSRCGQFASVGAAIQSWISYYGFYINVSPDMKLLRLIDSNQYDHRLTSLSAILTREASMSSVRESIVRQLVTKFGYRETHFFTKHPLLHKVKKNVYVHA; encoded by the coding sequence ATGAAATCTCATCCTCCTGATTGTGATCTTTTGCGAAATCAAAACCGAGCGATCAAGATCTACATGCTGGGGTGTGTTGATTTCGATTCATTACTCGTCCTACAAAAACACGCATTGGAGGAGATGAGTCAGCAACAAACAGACCAGGCAGTCCTGTTTGTTTGTGAACATCCTCCGATTGTCACAGTAGGACGAGAGGGTAGCCGCAATCAGCTAACAAGATACTATCAGGAATTTCAATCTGGTCAGATTGACGTTCGCTGGCTCAATCGGGGTGGAGGAGCCCTGATGCACGCACCAGGCCAGTTGGCCGTTTACCCCTTATTCCCTCTGAACCAGATTGGAATGTGTGTTCACGACTACCAAAGCGGAGTGGAACAAGCAATTATTGATATGGCAGCAGAACAACGAATCGAAACAGAAACCCACCCTGAATCGACCGGAATTTTTAGCCGTTGTGGGCAGTTTGCCAGCGTGGGGGCTGCGATTCAATCTTGGATTTCTTACTATGGTTTCTATATCAATGTTTCACCGGATATGAAATTACTACGCTTAATCGATTCTAATCAGTACGACCACAGGCTTACATCACTGTCTGCAATTCTCACACGGGAAGCCAGTATGAGTTCTGTTCGCGAAAGCATTGTGAGACAGCTTGTGACGAAATTCGGATATCGGGAAACCCACTTTTTTACAAAACACCCCTTATTACATAAAGTGAAGAAAAACGTTTATGTCCACGCTTAA
- the argS gene encoding arginine--tRNA ligase, whose product MNILDELRTRFTPALLAWTEDPSTVIEMLKASQDAKFGDYQANFAMPLANRSKELKPRDLAAQIVEQVDLSDVCEPLEVAGPGFINIKLKQDWLEDQTKQLVTDDRLGVATAKSPQKVVVDFSAPNVAKPMHVGHLRSSVIGDANYRVLQFLGHDVVGDNHIGDWGTQFGMIIFGYKHFLNEAAFQESPVEELARLYRLVNQLSDYHATRNTIPTVQNEVEQLESKLKTMEAANNPSDKKAQKQIRKLNSNIGERKSELRSMQEKLTTFEQDKDLQSKADTFPEIARQARQETAKLHAGDPENLDLWKQFLPECLEAIQVVYDRLDIQFDMTLGESYYQPMLADVVADLKEKGLATESEGATCVFIEGFKAPFIVQKQDGAFTYATTDLATIKYRVEELKADRLLYVVDSRQSEHFQLLFATVKEWGFTNLELQHVSFGTILGKNKRPYKTRSGDTVGLESLLDESIQRAYAIVAENDDAKPDGPELSKEERTQIAETVGLGGIKYADLKHNRDSDYVFDWDKMLANRGDTATYMQYAYARICGIFRKGNVDRNALRNDHTMLDLAEESERALALQINRYSEILESVAIEARPNYLTNYLFELSNLFSTFYNNCHVLKAEDKNVKTSRLLLCDLTARVIEHGLSLLGIRTCERM is encoded by the coding sequence ATGAATATTCTTGATGAACTCAGAACTCGATTCACGCCAGCTTTATTGGCATGGACGGAAGATCCATCTACCGTAATTGAAATGCTGAAAGCATCTCAAGATGCCAAGTTTGGTGATTATCAGGCAAATTTTGCAATGCCTTTAGCGAATCGTTCTAAAGAGTTAAAACCACGAGATCTTGCCGCCCAAATTGTTGAACAAGTTGATCTATCAGATGTCTGTGAACCCCTGGAAGTGGCTGGTCCCGGGTTTATCAACATCAAGCTAAAACAAGACTGGTTAGAGGATCAAACCAAACAATTAGTTACCGATGACCGACTGGGGGTCGCTACTGCTAAGTCTCCACAGAAAGTGGTCGTTGATTTTTCAGCCCCCAATGTTGCCAAACCAATGCACGTAGGACATTTAAGAAGTTCGGTGATTGGCGATGCCAACTATCGTGTTCTGCAGTTCCTGGGGCACGATGTTGTCGGCGATAATCACATCGGCGACTGGGGAACACAGTTTGGTATGATCATTTTTGGATATAAGCACTTCCTCAACGAAGCTGCATTCCAGGAAAGTCCTGTGGAGGAACTGGCACGACTTTATCGACTGGTAAACCAACTGTCTGATTACCATGCAACCAGGAATACCATTCCTACAGTACAGAACGAAGTTGAGCAACTGGAATCAAAGCTGAAAACAATGGAAGCGGCTAACAATCCATCAGACAAAAAAGCCCAGAAACAGATCAGGAAATTAAATTCAAACATCGGGGAACGTAAGTCAGAACTAAGATCGATGCAGGAAAAACTGACTACATTCGAGCAAGACAAAGACTTGCAAAGCAAAGCTGATACCTTTCCTGAAATCGCGAGACAGGCTCGTCAGGAAACCGCAAAGCTCCATGCGGGAGACCCTGAGAACCTTGACCTCTGGAAACAATTTCTTCCAGAGTGTCTCGAAGCCATTCAAGTTGTTTATGATCGCCTCGATATTCAATTCGACATGACTTTGGGGGAAAGTTATTATCAACCCATGCTGGCAGATGTGGTAGCTGATCTCAAAGAAAAAGGATTAGCGACTGAAAGCGAAGGGGCGACTTGTGTCTTCATAGAAGGTTTCAAAGCCCCCTTTATTGTACAAAAGCAGGATGGTGCGTTTACCTATGCCACGACCGACCTGGCTACGATCAAGTATCGGGTTGAAGAACTCAAAGCAGATAGGTTACTGTATGTCGTCGATTCAAGGCAGAGCGAGCATTTTCAATTATTGTTTGCCACGGTTAAAGAGTGGGGATTCACCAATCTTGAATTACAGCATGTCAGTTTTGGAACCATTTTGGGAAAGAATAAACGCCCTTATAAGACAAGATCTGGCGATACTGTTGGTTTAGAAAGCCTGCTTGATGAATCAATTCAAAGAGCATATGCGATCGTTGCAGAAAATGATGATGCCAAACCTGATGGACCAGAACTAAGTAAAGAGGAACGGACTCAAATCGCCGAAACGGTAGGCTTGGGAGGAATCAAATACGCCGATCTGAAGCACAACCGCGATAGTGACTACGTATTTGACTGGGACAAAATGCTGGCGAACCGAGGCGATACTGCTACTTACATGCAATACGCTTATGCACGTATTTGCGGAATCTTTCGTAAAGGGAATGTCGACCGCAATGCCCTAAGGAATGACCACACAATGCTCGATCTTGCTGAGGAAAGTGAAAGAGCTTTGGCGTTACAAATCAATCGATATTCCGAAATTCTTGAGAGCGTGGCTATCGAAGCGCGGCCGAATTACCTGACCAACTACCTTTTCGAGTTGTCAAATTTATTCAGTACGTTTTATAACAACTGCCATGTCCTCAAGGCAGAAGACAAGAATGTGAAGACGAGCCGTTTATTGTTATGTGATTTAACGGCCCGTGTCATTGAGCATGGGTTGTCTCTATTGGGAATCCGTACCTGCGAACGAATGTAA
- a CDS encoding PSP1 domain-containing protein, which translates to MNNEVTGYIVRYGVTRLIAEFTWKGAAELNRNAAVIIKSERGHEWGEVLSPATERVRSFMKETTSAGRIVRLVTDDDYRQRDQSRHEERAEFLGCQELVNEHKLQMQLVDVEHLFGGERVIFYYLAEKRVDFRELVKSLARKYRSRIEMRQIGVRDEAKLLADFGDCGKPVCCGSHLTEMPPVSMKMAKLQKTSLDPNKLSGRCGRLKCCLRYEYDTYKSYKKDLPPIGSTIITKQGEAKVTNQEILSECVQVIYADSKKTIVHRKNILEVIKKKKSESPPSE; encoded by the coding sequence ATGAACAACGAAGTTACAGGCTATATCGTTCGATACGGTGTCACCCGATTGATTGCAGAATTCACCTGGAAGGGAGCTGCAGAATTAAACCGGAACGCGGCTGTCATCATTAAAAGTGAACGGGGACACGAATGGGGGGAAGTGCTTTCTCCGGCGACTGAGCGAGTCCGTTCTTTTATGAAAGAAACTACATCAGCAGGACGTATCGTCAGGCTGGTTACGGACGACGATTATCGCCAACGTGACCAGAGTCGCCATGAAGAACGAGCAGAATTCCTGGGATGCCAGGAATTGGTCAACGAGCACAAACTACAAATGCAATTAGTAGATGTCGAGCATCTCTTTGGTGGTGAACGGGTTATCTTTTATTATCTTGCAGAGAAACGTGTCGACTTTCGCGAACTGGTAAAATCATTGGCCCGAAAATATCGCTCGCGAATTGAAATGCGGCAAATTGGAGTTCGTGACGAAGCAAAACTCCTCGCCGATTTTGGTGATTGCGGCAAACCGGTTTGTTGTGGATCTCACCTGACTGAAATGCCACCCGTTTCCATGAAAATGGCTAAGCTACAAAAAACATCCCTTGATCCGAATAAGCTTTCTGGAAGATGCGGTCGGCTGAAATGTTGTTTGCGATATGAATATGATACCTATAAGAGTTATAAAAAAGACCTCCCTCCAATTGGCTCAACTATTATTACCAAACAGGGAGAAGCAAAAGTGACAAATCAGGAAATCCTTTCAGAGTGTGTGCAAGTCATTTATGCGGATTCAAAAAAGACAATTGTTCATAGAAAGAATATTCTGGAAGTGATCAAAAAGAAGAAAAGTGAATCGCCTCCGAGTGAGTAA
- a CDS encoding Minf_1886 family protein, with product MTSTTNLSQPKLQYHPNAYDFVFEALQQAQELYARPVTNESEQEEAHVSGQELLEGVKILALKQLGLMTTTVFKQWGITATKDFGKIVFEMIEHGRMRKTENDRLEDFVDLYDFDQVFDLDYTIDTSQVFSRSTAEQS from the coding sequence ATGACATCGACAACAAATCTTTCCCAACCGAAACTACAATATCACCCCAACGCATACGACTTTGTATTTGAAGCCTTACAACAAGCGCAAGAACTCTATGCGCGTCCTGTCACCAACGAGAGTGAGCAGGAAGAAGCCCATGTTTCAGGACAGGAACTTCTGGAAGGCGTCAAAATCCTTGCGTTAAAGCAACTGGGATTAATGACCACAACCGTGTTCAAACAGTGGGGTATCACGGCGACCAAAGATTTTGGAAAAATCGTCTTTGAAATGATTGAACACGGCAGAATGCGAAAAACAGAAAACGATCGCCTGGAAGATTTTGTCGATCTCTACGATTTTGATCAGGTATTTGACTTGGATTATACCATTGACACAAGTCAGGTCTTCAGTCGTAGTACAGCGGAACAATCTTGA
- a CDS encoding sodium-translocating pyrophosphatase: protein MRFLCRACFPPVRLLTTLLTLTIIAFFCSAPLLAAEGSTSAPPDAESATVVISWLVAIAGAIFALFTAYRFFSWMVNQSEGDASMKKIAGHVRDGARAYLDRQFKVVTIFFAVVCALLAYMAFGLKTQSEWVPFAFLTGGFFSALAGWFGMRTATLASARTAHAAKDSLNSGLQVAFRSGAVMGLVVVGLGLLDICLWFGVLHWVVGMSLADITVTMLCFGMGASSQALFARVGGGIFTKAADVGADLVGKVEAGIPEDDPRNPATIADNVGDNVGDVAGMGADLYESYCGSILASGALGVAAYHGYPKMQMMCLLLPMCLAAVGIFLSVTGIFMVKTKEGASQKNLLKALAKGIDSSAIGVCIAAFVLVWLMLVIPSQSSGIPADSPLVVGNSLFGVFGSIVCGLVAGWLVGKWTEYSTSDEFRPTRFIADQSSTGPATVIIAGIAEGFYSVWVPIVVIGVAILLAFGLCTGFDFANAQIFAMGLYGVAIAAVGMLSTLGVTLATDAYGPIADNAGGNAEMSGQEPFVRERTDALDSLGNTTAATGKGFAIGSAALTALALLAAYVEEVRIGYERWIEHSAVVETISDDMANASALKLSSNCIALRTANKEGQDSEHNNQGFLLFPALNLTQITPGREKIVNAKVGSVINGLNISKLLERGEIVDVKKATVPDFSRFYNFSLLNPKVLVGVFFGVMVAFVFCAMTMKAVGRAAGAMVDEVRRQFREITGIMENKAEPDYAACVEISTAAAQREMILPAMLGLLSPIIVGLLLGVPGVVGLLVGALTSGFAVAIMMANAGGAWDNAKKYIEAGAHGGKGTDAHKATVVGDTVGDPFKDTSGPSLNILIKLMSMVSVVMAGFIIQYALELF, encoded by the coding sequence ATGAGATTTCTTTGTCGCGCTTGCTTCCCTCCCGTTCGTCTTCTCACAACACTCCTCACCTTAACGATCATCGCTTTTTTCTGCTCAGCACCTCTGCTTGCTGCAGAAGGTTCGACGAGTGCTCCACCTGATGCCGAATCGGCAACAGTCGTGATTAGTTGGCTTGTTGCCATAGCAGGAGCAATCTTTGCACTCTTTACTGCTTACCGCTTCTTCAGCTGGATGGTCAATCAAAGCGAAGGCGATGCAAGTATGAAAAAAATTGCCGGACATGTGCGAGATGGTGCTCGCGCTTATCTGGATCGGCAATTCAAAGTAGTCACCATCTTTTTCGCAGTCGTGTGTGCACTGTTGGCTTATATGGCCTTCGGTTTGAAGACTCAATCAGAGTGGGTTCCCTTTGCATTTTTAACGGGCGGCTTCTTTTCTGCTCTGGCAGGCTGGTTTGGAATGCGAACCGCTACACTCGCCAGTGCACGCACCGCTCACGCTGCCAAAGATTCATTAAACAGCGGCTTACAAGTTGCCTTCCGAAGTGGCGCTGTGATGGGACTTGTTGTCGTTGGACTGGGTTTACTCGATATCTGCCTCTGGTTTGGTGTATTACATTGGGTAGTCGGAATGAGTCTGGCTGACATTACCGTGACCATGCTCTGTTTTGGTATGGGTGCGAGTAGCCAGGCTTTGTTTGCGCGTGTTGGTGGTGGTATCTTTACCAAAGCGGCAGACGTTGGTGCCGACCTGGTTGGTAAGGTGGAAGCTGGTATTCCCGAAGATGACCCACGTAATCCCGCTACAATTGCCGACAACGTTGGCGATAATGTAGGTGATGTTGCAGGGATGGGAGCAGACCTGTATGAGTCATACTGTGGTTCTATTCTCGCCAGTGGTGCGCTTGGAGTTGCCGCCTATCATGGTTATCCCAAAATGCAAATGATGTGCTTGTTGCTTCCAATGTGTCTTGCCGCTGTGGGAATTTTTCTTTCCGTCACCGGAATCTTTATGGTCAAGACAAAAGAAGGAGCCTCACAGAAGAATCTACTGAAAGCTTTGGCTAAGGGAATCGACAGTAGTGCGATAGGAGTATGTATCGCAGCATTTGTACTTGTCTGGTTGATGCTGGTGATTCCCTCTCAGTCATCAGGGATTCCCGCTGATTCGCCTCTGGTTGTTGGCAATTCTTTATTTGGTGTATTTGGCTCTATTGTTTGTGGTCTCGTTGCAGGCTGGTTGGTCGGAAAATGGACTGAATATTCAACAAGCGATGAGTTCAGGCCAACGCGTTTTATTGCAGATCAATCTTCGACGGGTCCGGCAACAGTGATTATCGCTGGAATCGCCGAAGGTTTTTATAGCGTTTGGGTTCCGATTGTCGTAATCGGGGTCGCCATTCTTCTGGCTTTTGGGCTATGTACCGGATTTGATTTTGCAAATGCTCAGATCTTTGCCATGGGCTTGTATGGCGTGGCTATCGCCGCTGTGGGGATGCTAAGTACATTGGGAGTCACTCTCGCGACAGATGCCTATGGTCCGATTGCTGACAACGCAGGCGGAAATGCAGAAATGAGTGGGCAAGAGCCATTTGTTCGAGAGAGAACCGATGCTCTAGACAGCCTCGGGAATACAACTGCTGCCACCGGTAAGGGTTTTGCCATTGGCTCTGCTGCGTTAACAGCATTGGCTCTACTGGCCGCTTATGTCGAAGAAGTTCGCATCGGATATGAACGCTGGATCGAACATTCGGCTGTTGTTGAAACCATCTCTGACGATATGGCAAATGCATCAGCACTTAAATTGAGTAGTAACTGCATTGCATTACGAACTGCAAACAAAGAGGGACAAGATTCAGAACATAACAATCAGGGATTCTTATTATTCCCGGCTCTGAATCTGACCCAGATCACTCCCGGTCGTGAAAAAATTGTGAATGCAAAAGTTGGCTCCGTCATTAATGGGCTTAACATTTCCAAACTATTAGAGAGAGGGGAAATTGTTGACGTCAAGAAAGCAACAGTACCTGACTTTTCACGTTTCTATAATTTCTCTCTGTTGAATCCTAAAGTGCTTGTTGGAGTCTTCTTTGGTGTGATGGTCGCCTTTGTCTTTTGTGCTATGACTATGAAAGCAGTCGGACGGGCCGCGGGTGCGATGGTAGATGAAGTGCGCCGTCAGTTCCGTGAAATCACAGGCATTATGGAGAATAAAGCCGAACCCGATTATGCTGCGTGTGTCGAAATCAGTACTGCGGCCGCTCAGCGCGAGATGATTCTGCCTGCGATGCTCGGATTACTTTCACCGATCATTGTAGGCCTTCTCCTGGGAGTTCCCGGCGTAGTCGGTCTTCTAGTTGGTGCCTTGACGAGTGGGTTTGCAGTTGCCATTATGATGGCTAATGCCGGTGGCGCCTGGGACAATGCGAAAAAGTACATTGAAGCTGGTGCGCATGGCGGAAAAGGAACTGATGCGCACAAAGCCACAGTAGTAGGCGATACCGTTGGTGACCCTTTTAAAGATACCAGTGGCCCCAGCCTGAATATTCTGATTAAATTGATGAGTATGGTTTCTGTTGTCATGGCCGGGTTTATTATTCAATACGCATTAGAGTTATTTTAA
- a CDS encoding lipoyl domain-containing protein yields MATPILVPHLGSADQKLKVSLWLSRVGEQVLIGDRVVELLIPGITFDVEAPCSGTVVSCDCQPGAEVCEGSVLGWIDEMKPDPSEELE; encoded by the coding sequence ATGGCAACACCAATTCTTGTTCCTCATCTGGGTAGTGCAGACCAAAAATTGAAAGTCAGTTTGTGGTTGAGTCGAGTCGGGGAACAGGTTCTGATAGGAGACCGAGTCGTCGAACTGCTGATACCAGGTATTACATTTGACGTCGAAGCTCCCTGCTCTGGAACTGTTGTTTCCTGTGATTGTCAACCCGGTGCAGAAGTTTGTGAAGGAAGTGTGTTGGGCTGGATCGATGAAATGAAACCCGATCCATCGGAAGAACTGGAATAG